The Acidobacteriota bacterium DNA segment GCACCAGCCCCCGAGCGCTTCCGCAGTCAGCATATCCTCGGCCTTCCGACCTGGAACCAGACGAGGAACACCGTCATGACGATCCCTACCGCCGGCCCGCGGGGCCGGGCACCAGCTCTCTGTCTCACGCTCCTGCTGCTGGCGTGCGGCGCGGACGCGCCCGCTGAAGGAGGAGGCGCCCAGGAGGCCACGGCGGAGGTTGAGCTCTCCGAGCCGATCAGCGCCAGCGGCCTGTCGATCGCCCTTCCGGCGGCGTGGAACCGCCTCGAACCGAGATCGGCGATGCGCATGCTCGAAGCCCAGATCCCGGGTTCCGGCGGCCCGGGTGAAGTTTCCGCGTACTACTTCGGGCCCGGCGGGGGCGGCGGGCTGGCAGCGAACATCGAGCGCTGGAAGAGCCAGGTCGTCCTCCAGCCCGGGGCACCGGAGCCGACGACGCAGAGTCGCGAGAGCGGCGGCGTCCGCCGGACGTGGGTCGAGCTCGAAGGGACGGTCAAGGCGAGCACGATCGGCAGCTTCCCGACGACCGACCTGCACGACGGGGCGCTCTTCGGCGCGATCATCGAAGCCCCGGGCGGCCCCTGGTATCTACGCGCCGTGGGACCCGGCGCGACGATGCGCGAGCAGCGCCAGGCGTTCCTGGCGATGCTGGACAGCGCCCGCCCGCAGAACTAGCCCGGAAGCCAGGCGCGGCCGAAACGTGGTGGAGCCGATGGGAGTCGAACCCACGACCTCTTGAATGCCATTCAAGCGCTCTCCCAACTGAGCTACGGCCCCACGGGTCGGCGGCGCGCGAGTGTAGCAGCCTGCTAGAAGTGGTACGCCACTCCGGCGTGAACGGTGGCGTGGGTGCTGGAGGCGTCGAGGTCCGCGTAGTGGCCCACCAGCTCGACGAGGATCGAGAACCGCTCGTTGATCGGGAAGTCACCCGTCACGCCCAGGGTCAGGCCGACTCCCTCATCGCTCTCGACTCCGTCCCCGAGCTGGTACACGCCGAGGCCCATGAACACGCCCGATTCGTAGTAGAGGTCGTTGAAACGGTACTCGCCCGCGATCGTCACGTAGCGGAAGGTGGGGCTCGCCAGAGTGCCGATCTGGTCGCCGCTCAGATCCGTGCTGCCCAGCCGGAGGCCGACCGCGGTGCGCGGCTGGGTCCGCCACGAGATGCTCGCCAGGAAGCCCGCGTGGTCGAGGCCGCCGTCGGGCTTGCCGTCCAGGCTGCCGCCGAAGGTCGGTCCGAGTGAGACGGTGTAGCTGTATCGCTCCTGGGCGCCGGCGCTCGCCGTGCCCGCGAGCAGCAGGAGGACTGTAGCCAGTGCCGGCACGACGGCGGCGCGCAGCTTTCGTTTCCGTGAGGTCAAGAGAGTCTCCTTGGTCCGCGCGCCGGGCAGTATAGACGCGGGCTGAATCCGTCCTGGTCGGCAGGAATGACCGCAGACGGCCCACCCACCCGAAGAAGACTGCCCATCTGTTTCTACGGATCAGCGGCGCAAAGCGTCTGTCGACTGGCGCGGCGTTTCCCCGCCTTCGCCGTCGGGCTGCTCCTGCCCCGGCCCTGCCTCGCCTGCTCGGCCCCGGCCGAACGTGAACTAGGGCTGTGCAGGCCGTGTCGGCGGCTGCTCGAAGCTCGGCCCCGGGGCGCGGCCCGCGGAGACCGGCTGGAAGGTTGCGACCGTTTCTTCTGGCTCTGGGCGTACCACCCGCCGTTCGACCAGATCATCCTGGGCCTGAAGTACCGCCGCCTCGACTACCTGGGCCTCCACATCGCCGACGAGGCGAACACTCGACTGGGAATCGAGCTGCGCCGCGCCGACGTTGTCGTACCCATGCCCATGCACTGGCGCCGGCGGCTCGCTCGTGGCCGCAACCACGCGGACTCGATCGCCCGGCCGCTCGCCCGGCGTCTCGGGCGGCCGCTGTCGCCCGCGCTGAGACGGCGGACCCTGGGCAGGCCGCAGGTCGGCCGCGGCCGCCGTCAACGCCTCCTGAACCCGGGAATCGCCTTCACCTGCCACAGGCCCGCCGCGGTCCGGGACCGCGTCGTGCTCCTGGTCGACGACGTAGTGACCACCGGCGCAACCTCCGGCAGGGCCGCCCGTACTCTCAAGGCGGCGGGCGCGAGGAGGGTCATCGTCTTCGCCGCGGCCCGCACACTCACCTGACCGCCGTCCGCTATAGTGATTCCCAACATGACCTGCCGGATGCATCCCGGCGACTTTCGGTCGACCGCTGTGCGAGTGCGCATGCTCTCCGCCGGAGTCCTGGCGCCCGTCGCCGCCATCGCCTTCCTGGGCGCCGCGCCGCTCCAGGCCGGCCTCGACCTGCCGAGCCTTGGCGATCCACTGGCCGGGCGGCTGGTCGGCCGGGTCCACGTCGGCGAGGCGGCCCTTCCCGCCGCCCGCGTGTACGTCTACGACGTCGCCGATCGCAGCAAGCGCAGGACGACGACTGACCGTTTCGGCCGATACGCCTTCCAGCCCCTGCCGGCCGGCGTCTACCGCGTGATCGCTCACCGGCCGGGCTTCGTGCCCGCGGTGGCGGAGCTTGTGCGCACGACGGGCGAGTCGGTGCAGGCGCTCGACTTCGAGCTGGGCGCCCGCGAGCGCCGGCCCGCAGGCGAGGAGACAGGCGCAGGCGAGGAGGACTTCTGGTCCGTCCGGGAGCGCATACCGAACGACATCCTGCGCCAGATCCAGATCGCGGAAGCGATCGCGGACGATCAGGACTGGGCGCTCGAGTCGGCGGTCCAGCGCGAGCGCTTCGAGGCCGAACTGCGGACGCTTTCGGGCATCGAGGACGCAGGCGGTGACGCCGGCGCCAGGGTGCTCGGCAGTCAGTTCGATCTCCGCAGCCGGTTCGGCAAGACCCAGCTCGCCCTGCGATCCGACCTGCGCGAGTTCGAACGCCAGGTGTTCAACGAAGACCACCAGCAGCTCGGCGACAGCCAGGCCTTCGCCCTCGACGTGAACCACCGGGGCTCGAACGTCCAGATCACGTCGCAGCGACACCGCTTCCACGGCGGCGGGTTCAATGGCGGCGAGGCCGCGGCCTGGGACGACTGGGGACCGGCCCCGTTCGCCGGCCTCGAAAGCTACGGCCTGCGGGTCGAACAGGCGGCCGGCGCCGGCGACGCCCACTTCGAGGCCCGGTACACCGCCGACCAGAACTTCCATCACGGTTTCGGCGACCTCTACGCCGGCCAGAGCGGTCTGCACAGCCTGGCGCTGGCGTCCATCGACTCACCGATGTCCTCGACGACCCTGGAGTTCCGGGGCGGCTACGAGCGGCAGATCACCGCCAACGCCTCGCTCGAAGCCGGACTCACCTACCGCGAGCGGCAGGCCTACGGTAGCGGCCGGTTCTCGACCTGGGGCGAGGATCCCCACCAGCGCTTCGACGTCTTCAGCCAGGGCAACTGGGAAGTCCAGCCCACGGTCGTTCTCGAGTACGGCATGTTCAGCACGCTGAGCGACGGCAATGTCTCCTTCACGCCCCGCGCCGGCTTCGTCGTCGAACTGGGCTCCAACTGGCTGGCCGCGGTCTCGGCCAGCGAGAGGGTCGACTCGGAACACCTCCTCTTCCGCGATTTCCTGCAGGTCCAGTACCACGACGACGACGCCTGCACCGCCACGTTCGAGCACTGCTACCGGATCGAGCTCAGCCGGCGGCTCGGCGCCACCGACGACAGCCGCCGCGTCGAGTTCGGCATAACGGAGCGCCAGTTCGCGGACAGCGTCCGGCTCTACTTCAGCCGCGACATCTTCGAACGGCTGGAGAGCCTGCTCCTGCTCGACGGCGACCAGGTCGCCGAACTCCACTTCGGGCTGCAGCAGCGCCTGGGCGAGAAGATCCTGACCCGGATCAGCACCTCGGCCGCCTCGGGCGGCGGCGGTCTGCTCCGCGCCGTCGACGGTAGCGGCAACAACCTTGAGAACCAGGTCCGCTACGTGATCGCCAGTGTCGACACCCAGTTCGAACGCAGTTCAACTGGCGTCCTGCTCGCCTTCCGCCGGGTGGACCAGGAACTGTCGCCCGTCGCTCGGGACGCCCGGTTCCCGGCCGCCGGCCCGAACTCGGTGCTCTCCGTCGAGCGCCTGCAGCTCCTGCTGACGCAGGGACTGCCGTGGGTCACCGGCACCGGCATCCAGAACTGGGCCCTGCAACTCGAGATGCAGCTCAGCCGCGGGCATCTCCCGGTCGACTCCAGCCAGGACCCGGATCAGTTGCGCCGCCGGGTCGTCGCGGGTTTAGCGGTCCGCTTCTAGCTCCGCTGGGTGCGCGGCCTTGGCCGGCGGCGTTGTTGTCCCAGTCAGGGGATGAGCTTGATCGCGGCGACGATCAGGGCGCCAACCGTGAGGGTCGTGGCCATCATCCAGACGCGGAGATTGGCCAGGTCCTCCTTCATGGCGACGTGCTTCATCCGCTCGTCGACGCGGATGTGCCATTCCCGCAGTTCAAGGATCTCGGTGTTCAGGTCGGCGACGATGCGTCCCATGTTGTCGATCGTGACGTCGGCTTCTTCCATCGTGATCCCGCTCCCGCTTGGTTGATCGTAACGTAGCTCGGCCTGTCCACGGAGGCCTTCCCTGCCGACCTGGACGGGATCGGGGCGTTGAACCTCGATTCAAGAAACCGGTTCCAAACCAACAGGTTGAACTCCGACCGCCCAAAGCGCCGCCTACATGCCCTAGAATCAGGCGGATAGCCGGGGAATCCGTCCGGCACAGGACGTGCGTACAGAAAGCCGAATTGGCCCGAGCACGGCCTTCCGGCCGCACCTGAGGCACAGAAGACACACCCACGACGAAGCGACCGGACGAGCGACCCAGCGATGCGCATCGAGTCCCGACCCACCCGGCTCGGCCTGACCGCTGCACTCCTGCTTGCGACGATCCTGGTGGTCGGCCTCGGCGGCTTCTCCATGGGCCGCAAGGTGAGTTCGTTCCAGGATGTCGGGCTCGTGGTCGAAACGGCCGCCGGGGAGCTGCGCGTGATCGCAGCCGCCGATGGGTCGGAGCTGCTGCCCGACGACGTCGTCGTCCTGGCCAACGGCGAACCGCCACTGACGGCCGACGAGCTGGAGCGCCTGCTGCGCCGGCGTTCGGAGAGCGACCTGCAGGTGCTCCGGGACACCGACGAAGGCGAAGAGCTGGTCACGGCACTGCACCCCCTGCCCCGGCTGAGCCTGGACTGGGCCTACATCGCCCTCGCGCTGACCGGGATCGCCTACCTTTTGATCGGGCTCTACACGCTGAGCCGCCAGCGCAGCCGGCAGACGCTCCTGTTTCACCTCTGGGCCCTGACCTCCGCGGCCCTCTACCTGGTGACGCCAATCGCGCCCTTCGACGCGATCGACCGCCTCTTCTACCTCGTCGACGGCGCCTGCCGGCTCCTCCTGCCGCCCCTCACCCTGCACTTCTTCCTCGTGTTCCCGGTGCGCCCGAACTCCATCTGGGCGCGCCGCGCGGTGCCCTGGCTCTACCTGCCGTCCGCCGCGCTGCTCGCGCTGCAGCTCGACCAGATCTTCGGGGCCGGCCGTCTCGCCGGCGAGCTCTCGGCCACCGCCCTCGAGCGGCAGGACCGTGTCGAGCTGCTCCTGCTGGTCGCCTACGCGCTGGCCGCGGCCGCGGTGCTGGGCCGCCGCCTGCTGTCCAGGCGCGACTGGGAGCAGGGACGGCAGACACAGTGGATCGCCTTCGGCGTTGCCGGCGGCTACCTGCCGTTCCTGGTGCTGTACGTCGTGCCATTCGCCCTGGAAGTGCCCGCGCCCGGCTGGCTCGACGCCGTCGCGGTGGCGCCGCTGGCCCTGGTTCCGCTGAGCTTCGCCTACGCCCTGCTCCGCTACCGTCTCTGGGACGTGGCGGTCATCGCCCGCGATGTCGCGACCTACGCGCTCACGGTGCTGCTTGCCGTGCTGGGCTTCTCGCTGCTCAGCCTGCTCATCCGCCGCGGCGTGCCCCAGGACATGGTCGTCGCCAGGGGCTTCCTGAACGCCAGCGCGCTGCTCGTCATAGGAACCCTCTCCATACCGGTCAAGCAGGGCATCGGCTCGAGTCTCCAGCGACTCCAGTATCGCGCCCAGCGCAGCCGCCGCGCGCTGCAGAGGCTCGGCGAGGAACTGCTCCACGAACGGGACCTCGGGCGGCTGGCGTCGAGCCTGCTGCGAGAGCTGGAAGAAGGCCTGAGCCTGGAGCAGAGCAACCTGTTCCTGGTCGAAGGCGAGCATCTGACGCCCGTGCGGGAAGAACCCGAAGCGCCGGAGCTCAGGCTCGCCGAAGTCGACGTCTCCATCTGGACCGAGGCCCACCGGGCCCTCGCCCGGGCGCCGCTGGCCGACGCCGCGGACAGCGGGTACCTGCGCCTGGCGGTGCTCGGCTACCACTACGTCTTCCCGCTCCAGGTGCGGGACCGGACGGTCGGTCTCCTCTACGTTGGCCGCCGCGTCGGCGGCGCGCCGCTCTCCACCGACGACCTGACGCTCATCCGCCAGCTCCTGAACCAGGCGGTGCTGGCGATCGAGAACGCGCAACTCCTCGAGCAGAGACAGCGGCAGTTGACCCGGGTCTCCGAACTCAAGCAATTCAGCGAGGAGATCATCGAGTCCTCTCCGGCCGGCATCGCCGTCATTGACGGCAGGGACCGGATCGTGACCGCGAACGGCGCCTTCGGGGCTCTCGTCGGCCTGTCCCGGAACGAGGCTGCCGGCCGAGGCCTCGGCGACCTGATTCCGCTCGACCTGTTTCCGCGGCAGGACGACCCGCCGGTCGAGGTCCGGTTCGAGGACCGGACCGGGACCGAGAAGTACCTCCAGTTGTCCGTCGCGGCGTTCCAGGGCGCCGCGCCCGGCGACCGGGTCGTCGTGGCCCACGACGTCACCGAGCGAGTGGCGATGAAGCGGGAGCTGGCCGAGAAGGAACGCCTCGCGGCTCTCGGCGCGATGGCCGCCGGCGTCGCCCACGAGGTGAACACGCCCCTGACGGGAATCTCGAGCTACGCCCAGATGCTGCTGGCGGAGACCTCCGAGCAGGATCCGCGGCGGCGCCTGTTGCGCAAGGTCGAGCGCCAGACCTTCCGGGCCGCCCGCATCGTCAACACGCTCCTCGACTTCGCGCGCCGCGGCCGGCACGAACCGGCGCCCGTCGATCTGGCCTTCGTGGTCCGCGAAAGCTGCGAGGCACTGGCGGAACGGTTCGCCGACGCCGGCGTCGAGCTCCAGGTGGACCTCGGCCCGTGCGGCAGGGACCGGGTGCCCGGCAACGAGACAGAACTGGGCCAGGTGCTCGCCAACCTGATGATCAACGCTGTCGACGCGATGACGGAAGCCGGCAGCAAGGAAAGGCGCCTCTCGCTGGCGGTCGACAAGAACTCGGGCGACTCGCTCGACGTATTCATTGACGACACCGGGCCCGGCATTCCCGAGCAGCACCTTGAACGCGTATTCGAACCCTTCTTCTCCACCCGCAAGGCCGTTGGAGGCACCGGCCTCGGGCTCTCGATCAGCCAGGAGATCGTCCGCCGGCACGGCGGTGACCTGGTCGCCTCGAACCTTCCGTCCGGTGGCTGCCGCCTCACGCTTCGTCTGCCCACGATGCGCCGACCGCAACCCGTGATGCCCCGACCGCAGCCCCAGTCGAAGGAGAACGACGAATGAACATCCTCATCGTCGACGACGAAGAGGTCCTGCAGGACGTCCTCACCGCCCTGATCCGGCAGGAGGGGCACCATCCGATCTGCTGCGCCACCGGCCAGGAGGCCTTGACCGTGCTCGCCCAGGAGGAGATCGACCTGGTGCTGCTCGACCTGATGTTGCCGGACATGAACGGCAGGGAGGTGATGCGCCGCATCCGCCAGAGCGACCCGGACCAGGTCGTTGTCGTGATCACCGCCTACTCCTCGATCGAGGGCGCGATCGAAGCGATGCGCGAAGGAGCTTTCCACTACCTGCCCAAGCCGTTCAAGAACGAAGAGGTCCGGCTCACCATCCGCCAGGGCCTGGAGCGCCGCCGCCTGACCGCCGAGAACCGGGATCTCAAGGAGCAACTCCGTGAGCGCCAGGGCTTCGACAGCATCATCGGCAAGAGCCGGCCGATCCGCCAGGTCTTCGACCTGATCCGCCGGGCCGCACCGTCCAAGAGCAACATCCTGATCCGCGGCGAGAGCGGCACCGGCAAGGAACTCGTCGCCAAGTCGATCCACAACAACTCGAAGCGCAAGGACGGACCGTTCGTCACCGTGAACTCCGGATCGATGCCCAGTGAACTCCTGGAGAGCACCCTCTTCGGCCACGTCAAGGGGGCCTTCACGGGCGCCGTGTCGCACAAGAAGGGCCTGTTCGAGGTCGCGCATGGGGGCACGATCTTCTTCGACGAGATCGGGAACATCCCGCCCGACACGCAGTCCAAGCTGCTGCGCGTGATCCAGGAGAAGGAATTCATGCGGCTCGGCGGGCTCGAGACCCTGCGCGCCGACGTCCGCCTCGTCGCGGCGACGAACGCCGACCTGGAGGACCGCGTGACGAAGGGCGAGTTTCGCGAGGACCTCTACTACCGGCTGAACGTGATCACGATCCAGCTTCCGCCCCTGTCCAGGCGGGTCGAGGACATCCCCCTGATCTCCCAGCACTTCCTCCGCATGTACTCGAACGAGAACGAGAAGTCGCCCCGCCGGCTCACGCCCGAGGCGATGGACGTGCTGATGGCCCACAGTTGGCCCGGCAACGTCCGCGAGCTGGAGAACGTGATCGAGCGGGCCGTCGTCCTCTCCACCGGCGAGGAGATCGGCCTCGACCTGCTGCCCGCCGCCCTCCGTGAAGGCGGCGCGACGGTGCCGACGCCGGCGACGCTCCCGAAGACGGGCGTCTCGTTCAAGGAGGCGGTCAGCGCCTACGAGCGGGAGCTGATCGTCCGGGCGCTGCAGGCCTGCGGCGGCGTCCAGAAGCGCGCCGCCGAGCGGCTCAAGGTCAAGCCCACGACGCTACACGAGATGATGAAGCGCCTGCAGGTGACGATCGAGAGCCGCGCTAGCTAGGCGAAGACGCGCGTCTCGAAGTCCTCGGCGTTCACGATCGAGGCGCTGTCGCCGGTGGCCCGGATGACGAAGAAGCCCTGCCGTTCGGCGTGGAGGGCCACCTCGTCCGACGCCTGAAGATAGGCCATCGCGCCGTAGACCTTGCGATCACGGTACTCGGGCCACCACTCCTTGAAGCGGACCAGCTTCGACCGGAACCGCCCGACGTCCTCCGGGCGGAGCGTCGTCTTGACCTCGACCACGACGATCTCTTCGCCGTTCACCGCCATGATGTCCACCTCGTAGCTCTCGCCGCCTCGCCGCGTCAGAGTGCGCTGCGCGAGACTCCGAACGCCGATGCCCCGGCCGTCCAGCAACCTGACCAGATCGCCGCTGACCAGGCTCTCCATCAGCTTGCCCCACTGCGTCGTGAACAGGTTCTCCGCCTTCTTGAGACGGCGGTCCGTCTCCTTCATCTGCCGGTCCGTCTCCTTCATCCGGCGGTCCAGTTCCTCGCTTCTTTCTTTCTGGGTCTTCCTGTCCTCTTGCTGGGACTTCCTGTCCTCCCTGATGCTCTCGGTGATCGCCTCGATGTTCCGGGTGAGTTCCCGCAACCGCTCGAGGGTTGGAGCTTCGCCGCTTTCTTCGTGGGGAATGGTCATGTTCGGTCGTCGCCTCTCTTCGGTTGTGGCGCCAGGGCGCCGTGAAGCGGTGGGACCTGGTTGCAAGCAGGCCGGGGGGCAACGCCGCGCAAAGCCGGCAAGGGAGTCGGAGAGTACCAGCCGGCCGAACCCAAGTCGCAGAGCTTCGAAACCGGACCTCGCCGTCCAGCGCCCCAGTGATCGCAGATCATTCGTCGCGCGCCTGCGCTCGATCCGCTTCATCTATCACCCGGCTCACGCACGGAGCCAGTTCGACTTGATCGAAGCACGCCGCAAGGTCCTGGCCGTCCTCGAGGCCGCGGCGCAGGTACGCCAGGAACTCCAGGTCGTCGGGCTCGCCGTCTTCGACTAGCTCCAGCAGCGCCGCTCGCGGGTCGTCAGGTGACTCCGGCTCCTCGGTCGCGCCGAGCAGGCCCAGAAAGCCGCGAATCCCCGGGTCCTGCCAGGGCCACTCGAACACGAGGTAGGAAAGGCGGTCGATGTCCTGGGCATCGGCCCCGGACACGTACTTGCCAAGGGCCGACTGCAGGTCGGCCTGCGCCGAAACCGGGCTCTGCAGCAAGACCAAAACGAGAGTCAGCACGCTCCACGACACGACGACATCGCAGAGCCGCGCTTTCCTCATCGTCCGTCTCCTCTCGTCGTTCGGACCCACAACCGCCGTGGCCATCCTGTGCAACTGCCGCGCAAGCTCCACCCATTCCCTCGGGCGGCTTCACGTTCAAGCTACGGTTCAACAAGCCCGTCGTACGCCTCGGGCCGGCGGTCGCGGTAGAACTGCCACACCGAGCGCACCTCGTCGATCATCCCGAGGTCGAGGTCCGCCACCAGGAGTTCGTCCTGGTCCTTTGACGCCTGGGCGACGATCTCACCCCTCGGGCTCACGAAGTAGCTGCTGCCGTAGAAGGAGCCCAGGTCCCACGGCTTCTCCGTGCCGACCCGGTTGACGCAGCCCATGAAGTAGCCGTTCGCCACCGCGTGCGCCGGCTGCTCGATCGTCCACAGGTGGTCGGAGAGGCCGGCGACGGTGGCCGACGGGTTGTAGACGATCTCGGCGCCGGCGAGGCCCAGGGCCCGCGCGCCCTCGGGGAAGTGGCGGTCGTAGCAGATGTAGACGCCGATCCGCCCGAAGGCGGTGTCGAAGACCGGGTAGCCGAGGTTGCCCGGGCGGAAGAAGTACTTCTCCCAAAAGCCGGCCACCTGCGGGATGTGGGTCTTGCGGTACTTGCCGAGGTAGCTGCCGTCGGCGTCGATGACGGCGGCCGTGTTGTAGAGGATGCCCGCGGTCTCCCGCTCGTACACCGGCACGACGATCACCATGCCGAATCGTCGCGCGTACTCCGCCATCCGCTCCGTGGCCGGGCCGGGGACCGACTCAGCCGCCGCGAACCAGCTCGAGTCCTGGCCGGGGCAGAAGTACGGCGTGTTGAACACCTCCTGCAGGCAGAGGACCTGGACGCCCTGGCGGCCCGCCTCCTCGATGTAGGGAATGTGCTTGGCCGTCATCGCCTCCACCGTGGCGGCGACCTCCTCGGCCGACGCGCCGTCGCCGCAGGTGCCGTCCGGCAGCGACATCTGGATCAGACCGGACTTCAACATTCTGCTCATGTCATCTCCTAGTACGGCCCGCCGAACAGCCCTCGCTTCAGGAAGTTACCCCCGCCGGCCCGGCCGTGCCAGACGTTGTCCTCGACCACCACGCGGCCCCGGCTGATCACGATCTCCGAGATCCCCTGTACCTCGATGCCCTCGAAGGCGTTGTAATCCACGTTCATGTGGTGCGTGTGGGGGTTGTCGACGCTGATCGTCTCCCGGCGGTCCGGGTTGAAGATGACGATGTCGGCGTCGCTGCCCACGGCGATCGTCCCCTTCTTCGGGAACATCCCGAACAGCTTGGCCGCCGCCGTCGAGGTCAGGTCGACGAACTTGTTGACCGACAGCCGGCCACCCACGACGCCGCCGTTGTAGACCAGGCTCATCCGGTTCTCGACTCCCGGACCGCCGTTCGGGATCTTGCTGAAGTCATCTACCCCTAAGGTCTTCTGGTCCTTGAAACTGAAGGGGCAGTGGTCGGTCGAGACGCTCCGCAGATCGCCCAGGCCGAGGCCCCGCCAGAGCTGTTCCTGGTTCCACTTCTCGCGCAGCGGCGGCG contains these protein-coding regions:
- a CDS encoding sigma-54 dependent transcriptional regulator encodes the protein MNILIVDDEEVLQDVLTALIRQEGHHPICCATGQEALTVLAQEEIDLVLLDLMLPDMNGREVMRRIRQSDPDQVVVVITAYSSIEGAIEAMREGAFHYLPKPFKNEEVRLTIRQGLERRRLTAENRDLKEQLRERQGFDSIIGKSRPIRQVFDLIRRAAPSKSNILIRGESGTGKELVAKSIHNNSKRKDGPFVTVNSGSMPSELLESTLFGHVKGAFTGAVSHKKGLFEVAHGGTIFFDEIGNIPPDTQSKLLRVIQEKEFMRLGGLETLRADVRLVAATNADLEDRVTKGEFREDLYYRLNVITIQLPPLSRRVEDIPLISQHFLRMYSNENEKSPRRLTPEAMDVLMAHSWPGNVRELENVIERAVVLSTGEEIGLDLLPAALREGGATVPTPATLPKTGVSFKEAVSAYERELIVRALQACGGVQKRAAERLKVKPTTLHEMMKRLQVTIESRAS
- a CDS encoding carboxypeptidase-like regulatory domain-containing protein, producing MTCRMHPGDFRSTAVRVRMLSAGVLAPVAAIAFLGAAPLQAGLDLPSLGDPLAGRLVGRVHVGEAALPAARVYVYDVADRSKRRTTTDRFGRYAFQPLPAGVYRVIAHRPGFVPAVAELVRTTGESVQALDFELGARERRPAGEETGAGEEDFWSVRERIPNDILRQIQIAEAIADDQDWALESAVQRERFEAELRTLSGIEDAGGDAGARVLGSQFDLRSRFGKTQLALRSDLREFERQVFNEDHQQLGDSQAFALDVNHRGSNVQITSQRHRFHGGGFNGGEAAAWDDWGPAPFAGLESYGLRVEQAAGAGDAHFEARYTADQNFHHGFGDLYAGQSGLHSLALASIDSPMSSTTLEFRGGYERQITANASLEAGLTYRERQAYGSGRFSTWGEDPHQRFDVFSQGNWEVQPTVVLEYGMFSTLSDGNVSFTPRAGFVVELGSNWLAAVSASERVDSEHLLFRDFLQVQYHDDDACTATFEHCYRIELSRRLGATDDSRRVEFGITERQFADSVRLYFSRDIFERLESLLLLDGDQVAELHFGLQQRLGEKILTRISTSAASGGGGLLRAVDGSGNNLENQVRYVIASVDTQFERSSTGVLLAFRRVDQELSPVARDARFPAAGPNSVLSVERLQLLLTQGLPWVTGTGIQNWALQLEMQLSRGHLPVDSSQDPDQLRRRVVAGLAVRF
- a CDS encoding phosphoribosyltransferase family protein, coding for MTADGPPTRRRLPICFYGSAAQSVCRLARRFPAFAVGLLLPRPCLACSAPAERELGLCRPCRRLLEARPRGAARGDRLEGCDRFFWLWAYHPPFDQIILGLKYRRLDYLGLHIADEANTRLGIELRRADVVVPMPMHWRRRLARGRNHADSIARPLARRLGRPLSPALRRRTLGRPQVGRGRRQRLLNPGIAFTCHRPAAVRDRVVLLVDDVVTTGATSGRAARTLKAAGARRVIVFAAARTLT
- a CDS encoding acyltransferase — encoded protein: MSRMLKSGLIQMSLPDGTCGDGASAEEVAATVEAMTAKHIPYIEEAGRQGVQVLCLQEVFNTPYFCPGQDSSWFAAAESVPGPATERMAEYARRFGMVIVVPVYERETAGILYNTAAVIDADGSYLGKYRKTHIPQVAGFWEKYFFRPGNLGYPVFDTAFGRIGVYICYDRHFPEGARALGLAGAEIVYNPSATVAGLSDHLWTIEQPAHAVANGYFMGCVNRVGTEKPWDLGSFYGSSYFVSPRGEIVAQASKDQDELLVADLDLGMIDEVRSVWQFYRDRRPEAYDGLVEP
- a CDS encoding ATP-binding protein, which encodes MRIESRPTRLGLTAALLLATILVVGLGGFSMGRKVSSFQDVGLVVETAAGELRVIAAADGSELLPDDVVVLANGEPPLTADELERLLRRRSESDLQVLRDTDEGEELVTALHPLPRLSLDWAYIALALTGIAYLLIGLYTLSRQRSRQTLLFHLWALTSAALYLVTPIAPFDAIDRLFYLVDGACRLLLPPLTLHFFLVFPVRPNSIWARRAVPWLYLPSAALLALQLDQIFGAGRLAGELSATALERQDRVELLLLVAYALAAAAVLGRRLLSRRDWEQGRQTQWIAFGVAGGYLPFLVLYVVPFALEVPAPGWLDAVAVAPLALVPLSFAYALLRYRLWDVAVIARDVATYALTVLLAVLGFSLLSLLIRRGVPQDMVVARGFLNASALLVIGTLSIPVKQGIGSSLQRLQYRAQRSRRALQRLGEELLHERDLGRLASSLLRELEEGLSLEQSNLFLVEGEHLTPVREEPEAPELRLAEVDVSIWTEAHRALARAPLADAADSGYLRLAVLGYHYVFPLQVRDRTVGLLYVGRRVGGAPLSTDDLTLIRQLLNQAVLAIENAQLLEQRQRQLTRVSELKQFSEEIIESSPAGIAVIDGRDRIVTANGAFGALVGLSRNEAAGRGLGDLIPLDLFPRQDDPPVEVRFEDRTGTEKYLQLSVAAFQGAAPGDRVVVAHDVTERVAMKRELAEKERLAALGAMAAGVAHEVNTPLTGISSYAQMLLAETSEQDPRRRLLRKVERQTFRAARIVNTLLDFARRGRHEPAPVDLAFVVRESCEALAERFADAGVELQVDLGPCGRDRVPGNETELGQVLANLMINAVDAMTEAGSKERRLSLAVDKNSGDSLDVFIDDTGPGIPEQHLERVFEPFFSTRKAVGGTGLGLSISQEIVRRHGGDLVASNLPSGGCRLTLRLPTMRRPQPVMPRPQPQSKENDE